The Suricata suricatta isolate VVHF042 chromosome 16, meerkat_22Aug2017_6uvM2_HiC, whole genome shotgun sequence genome contains the following window.
ACCTGGCAGTTACCTTCTCTTTGGCCCTCaaattttccatttgtaaaaggAAAATTTGGACAAACATAATAGTCTAATCTAAACACCTCCgaatttacactttaaaatgaCACTGTGTAGGCCAAATGAAGACCACCTGTGAGTTACCGAAGCTTGTAGCCACcactgccacccaggcactcggGCAGGGGGCAGCAGCCTTGCTCTGTAAAAGGCCggatagcaaatatttatttatttaattttatttttatttaattttattttagagagagagagcatgagcaggggagggcacagagggagagagagagtcttaagcaggctccatgctcagtgagaaACTTGccacggggcttgatcccgtgacttAGGGTCACGACATGAGTCAAAGTCAAGTCAAACATATAACtgctgaagcacccaggtgccccagatggcAAATATTCAAGCTTTGCCGGCCAAGAGGCAAAACTGAGGATATTATATAATTacttacattaacaaaagaaaaagcaaatttccacaaatattttattgatgaaatttaaaatataataagtacATGTTGGAATACAGGTCTACTGAGAAGAATGGAATTTCTGGAGGAGAAACCAACTTTACTTAATTGGGTTTCAAAGATGGTGTTGTCTGTCACATCAGTTACAGACGTTCTTCCATAAAAACTATTCTCCGCTCACGGGCCGGTGGGCAGGATGCACTGGCCCAGTTAGCTGACCACTGCATGAGACAGCTGTGAGCAGGGTGACTGGACATTCACAGCTGTCATCCCTGCTTAATTATTAACAGTACCTCTTCTGTGGGGATGAGgaattattattagttttctgatttttagCTGAGAGTTTTCTTCTGGAGGGTTTTAAGTAGGCAAGTGCTTATTATAGGCCTAAGTTAAACAGGGCCCTAAATGTGGTTAGTTCTCAAAACTCACTGTGCATAAAAATCATCTggggcattaaaaaaatagacccaTAGCCCTCACCCCTTAATTCAATTGGCCAGGGTGGGACTAGggtgtttgtatattttttaaaaaggcaaaagccCTCTGGGTGGTTCCAGTGCACAGCCAGCCTTGTGGGAACATTCAGAGTATTTTAGGAGAAATGGCTTGTCAAGAGAAATCAGCAAGCAACAGGAAAGGAGGGACATCCAAGCCTTGTATAAAACTGCAGAGGTGCCTGGGAACATCATTGTGGCTGGGAAGGTGGGTGTGGGATGCCTCAGGGATCCGGGCATCAGGTCGGACCTTACTTTGTATGTATTGAGGATCTGCAGGGTGTTTCCACACTCTAGCTTTAGCTGGACCAGTTCTTGATTCTTTGCTTCAGCGGTCTCTAAAAACTGAGCGTTCTTGATCTTCAGCTGCTGAAAATCAACATCACGGAGGGCCTCGCCCACCTCTTCCTTCTACAgctcagaaaggagaaaaaaacaacatgaGGTTGTGACTTCTAAACATGACTCATCTTGCAATTCTggatgaaactttaaaaattggtcacatttagtcattcaacaaacacagaCTGGGGATCTGCTTGGTGCCAGGTTTGGTACAAGGCACTAGGGTAGAGATTTGAATAAATACAACACTCCCTGGCCTCAAGGAGTACATATTCAACCAGTGTTCACTAACAGGTCACTGTGTAGTAtagtaggaggggcagaggggacctAGAAGCCCCTTAGCCAGGCCAGAGAAGAATGGAACGCTGGGGCAGTGAAGGCTTCCCACAAGGGGTAGTACCTAAACAGGGCTATGAGGGAAAAGTAGGAAGGAGACCatataaaagttgtttttaaccTGGAAATCCAGGACCAGCAGCCCATAAATTTCCCTCCTGTGATCATATGACATTTCTGCACTGTGGCTGTATCGGAgaggctcctccccaccccccaccacccgaCCTCGCCCACCTTACCTGCCCCACCGGGTCTAGGCCATCTTACATTTGTGGTAGGCGAGAGCCAAATTCAGAAACTGTTCCTCACGCCTACTCTCTACTCACGCTCTACTACCTCCTAGGGggcttcttccctttcccccaaaacaacaagaacaattTCCTTAAGCCCCAGCAATGACCCATCCTCCACCTCAAACACTCCTAAACGGTCTTCCACACCAGGAGAATCTCCCCTGCGGCTCCTCGGTCCCTAATGCTGTTGCCTCTGGATGCTGGTTACGCATGGAGCCTCTGCCTAGCTCATTGGTGAGCTCCGAGGGCAGGACCACCTCAGTGGCAGCCCTGTGCAACAGTGGATTTTAGGCTAAAAGtcacccacctcctccctctgtcaCACGTCAGTCCGCTCCTCAGGATGCCGGAGCTTGCACGAAGCTTGGATACCAGGAACCTATCTGGAAGCAGCTTCTGTCTATTTTTGGCACCGCAGCCGGGCCGCATTTTTTCTAACACTCCTCTCAGATCTCCTTCATGACCCCAGTGCTCTGGCCCTCGTCTTCCGCTGAGGACCTCCAGAGCAGGGTGTTCCCTCCTTCCCACAGCTGCCCGTGCACTGGGAGGCAGCAGCAGGCCCTCCTGGCTCTCCTCCGGCCCTCCGCTGCGCTCCTTGCTTTCCAGCTCCCTCCCCCGGGCTGGCTCTAGATGACCAGTTCTTCTGAGCAATGCAGCTGTCCCTGAGACGCACTGCTCCAGGTCGCGGCTGCTCAGAACGAGAGGAGCAAACCCACCGCTTTCCCGGGTGGGGCACTGGGTTCTCTGGGGCACCCAGGCCACAGCGTCCCCTCCGGCTAAGGCCTGCAGTACCTGTGCAGATATCCTGGGGGACCAAAATGGAGGACCTTACATTTGTCCTCAATCACTTCGTGTTGTTAAAGCTGTCCCAGCTTGCCTTTCGGGATCCCAAGTCAACCAGGCAAGAGTTCCGGAGATGTTCTTTCTCCCGTAAGACTTCGTGTCAGTGTCAGCAGCCACCTCTAGGGTGTATGCCATCAGTGCCCATATTTGAGTTGATTAAAAACATACTGAGCTAGGAGAGGACTGAGCCGCGGAGGCACGTTCTAGAGCCCCATGCTGCCTTCAGTCAGGAGCCTTTAGAGTCTGCCGCAAAGACACCCAAGCTCATGGTACCTGCGCCCCCAGCCACGTTCCCCAAGAGTCAGCAAGTATGTCCTGAGGGTCTTTCAAGGTCAAGCCAACTTCCTCTCCGGATTTGCCGGCACAGTAATAACTATATGAATCTACTATTACCACTGTAACTATGGCCacagacttagtggcttaaaacagaagTCCATGATCTTCCAGCTCATGAGGTAGAAGATAGATGAGGTGGAACCAAATGGTTCTTTGGGCTGAAAACAAGGTGCTGGCAGAGCTGCACGCCTCTGGAGGCCCTAGAGGAGGCTCTGTTTCTTTGCCTGCTCCAGCTTCAAGAGGCTGCCTGCACTCTTGTTCACGACCCCTTCCTCTACCTTAAAAGTTCACCCCTCTGATCCCTGCTTCCGTTAACATGTCTCTCTCCTGTCTTCCCTTCCAAGTACCTTCGTGATTATACTGGACCTACTCAGATAACCCAAGATAATCTCCCTCTGAGCCAAGGGGACATTATTGTAAGAAAATCTCAAGATCCTTGACTTAATCACACATGCAAAATCTTTTTGCCGTGTGAGGTAacagattccagggattaggacatgaaTATCTTTGGGAACACATTACGGTGTTAAATCACAgtaacaaggaaggaaggagggaaggagggaaggcagggaggaaggaaggaagggaggaagggaggaaggaaagagccaCGTACCTGTCTCAATTGTAAAAGCATCTTTTTCCTCTGCGCTTTGAGAGATACATTTTTCAAACGTAATTTATCCTTCATACTATCCTGAAAAATACAAGTAAATTTTTAATCCACTTCTCTTCTTCTGCCTTGTTGGTGTGAAAAGTTGGTAGGTTAGGAGCTGCAAACCAAACCTTGAACCTAACATTCAGTCACTTATTTTTACGTCTTTCTACCCAAGCTGGTATTACTACAGCACTTCACTCGTGACCAAGAAGCAGAGGTATCTGGTCTGCTCCATGCAAATTTTCCACTGCTTTAAATTCAAGATAATTTGGGTATATCATTTGGGTACACGGGCCATTTCTGACCAAATGGTTTTATGATTCTTTGGTCTCTTATTCTCTTGGtagtttacataatttttttatcaCTTATAACACATTAAGGATAATAACTCTGCGTATGTCCAAAGCTTGACGTGCTACAAAATCTTTGAAAGTGAAGGAACTTAATTTTATGTCTCCTTATAAATAATGGAACTTGGAGAGTTCCCAGCTAGGTAGACTACCTGACTAGATAGACTCTCACCACCTATCTCCAGAAAATATATCAGATCTTGAAACAAATAGTaacagttaaaaaggaaaaaaatcagtatgaGATACTACTAACATTCATCCTGCCTGATTCATTTTAGCCTTGATAAACTTGCATTTTAAGACACACTGGGAGCGATGCGATAAATCTGCACGTGCAGACAGCATTTGCGGTGTTACAGTGGGCCGAGTGGAGGGGGCTGCTTCACGTCGGTCATTCTAACGTCATCATCTTAtgaatctcttcttcctttctaagcCCCAGCCTCCTGCCAACTCACCCTCCGGCAGTTCATGTCCTCAATGTACTTTATCATTTTCTGAGTGGCCAAGATACTCCCTTTCTTCTTGGGTATGGTTTttagaatatcttttttaaacTCATACACTGCTTTCTGGACTTCAACCCATCTTATTTCAGCTTCCTCAATGATTGCCTGGAGGAGTcagaacaaagaaagaacagTTTCCAAAAATCCTCAAGGGTATCTCCCTCTAAGGAAACCTAGGTTCCCAGATCTCTTTGTACCCTAATACATGTTTCTTCTTAGTCTTAGAAAGGTATCTGTAAGATACAAATTTGACTACAtcaatgttattattaaaaagcaggcctctggggcgcctgggtggctcagttggttaagcgtcctactcaggtcatgatctcacagtctgtgagttacagccccacatggggctctgcagagcctggagcctgcttcagattccgtgtctccctctctctctctttctctctgcccctcccctgttcatgctctgtctctctctctctctctctcaaaaataaataacattaaaaaaaaagcacagaccTTAAAGAAGGGGGTGTCCATAAAAAGGGGTTGAACAAACGAAAACAGTGCCTCCGATACATGTTTCcatattagaaatattatttttccattaaaaattatcaCATTAATATAATGATAGGATAGGATATAAAAACATCTGGAAGGATAGACACCAAAGTGTCAGCCACAGTCACACCTGGAGAGATGGACTACTAGGGAGACAAACACTCCTACCATTTACTTCTGTAACGGTaatttgaaaatctgaaaaaagatattataaatgaatatatgtattgACATGGAAAGACAGCAAGTGCAAAATAGtttctaaaatatactttttataaagaaattcaaatatgtCTAGAAAGTAATCTAAACTCTAGGAGATAAACACAAGAGCCAACCCTATTTACCTCTAGGTGGTAACACTGTGGATGTTTACAAATGTTCCTTCAGCTTACCTATGCATTCAAATTTTGCTCCAACATAGACATTATCTTTgaataagaaaacacacacacacacacacacacacacacacacacacacacacattatttgaaagaataaaagggTGTCTGTAGCCACAGAGCAAATCACCTTAGTTCAGGCTTCGTCCCTGGGCGCCAAGAAGCAAAAACATCTTCCTTCGCGGCCCATCCCCTGACCTCCCGTTGTCTTCACGTGCCAGAACATCTGTCCACCTTCAATGCCACTTTCAACATGCCACCCTCCTGCTCAGCCATCCTTCTTGGGTCATGCTTTCTAAGACATCAAAGACAAACTCCCCTGCCTGGCTTTGAAGGTCTCCCAGCCCTACTCGGCCTGACTTCCTCATACAGCCCTCCAAGCAGCTTCTTCTCTAATCACGCCAGTCCCCTCAATGTCTTGAACGTGCCAGGTTCATTCCCACCTCCAGTCCCTAGCTCATGTCATTCACCTTACCTAGGGTACCCTGTTCTCTATTCCTCATCCTTCTCCAAGGCCATGCCAAGCCCTCTGCATAGTCCCATCTCCTCGAAAAAGTCTTCTCTGGCACTCCAGCCCGCAGTAGCAAGTTAACATTCAACAATGCatgtttggaaagagagagaaggagagtcgGGGGAGGgcaagaagaagggagagagcaagGAAAGGATAGGTTTACATGATACAGATGATTCCATCAATAAAGACATGAgtctttaaataattaaataaaaataaattttaaaaaaatagaaatagagggatgcctgggtggctcagttggctaagtgtccggcttcggctcaggtcatgatctcatggttcgtgggttccagccccgcatcaggctctgtgctgacagctaactcagagtctagagcctgtttctggttctgtgtctccctctctctctgaccctcccgtgctggtgctgtctctctctgtctctcaaatataaattaaaaacattaaaaaaaatagaaatagaaaaatttagaaatagaacaGAAGTATCTCTTTTTCATACAGTATTGCTCTCTAACACATGCCAACAACTACATCCCATGGACAACTGAACTAACAGTGATGTTTCTTCTCTGGAGGAAATCTGACCATTTTGGTCTCCAACAGACATGGACCATGGTCATGTATGCTGCACACAGACGgtgatttaaaagatttttcatcCAATCCATTGACTTAAACCTCAAATTCCttatattattaagaaattactatatatttttaagggcaCTTAtggttatgttttttttaaagaatccataTCTCAGAGACATATACTGAAATATCTATAGATAAATGAAGCGATAAGTATTTTCACTTCACAATAGCCCAGTGGCCTGTCACAAGGGACAGGTAGGGACACGGAGGAAACACAGTGGCCATATGTTGGTGACTGTCGCATGTGGCTGAGTACATTGTGCTAGTCCCTCTACACGTGTGCATTTTTGACATTTTccactttggggcgcctgggtagctcagtcatttaagtgtccgactttggctcaggtcatgatctcatggtttgtgagttcgagccccatgtcaggctctgtgttgacagctcagagcctggagcctgcttcggattctgtgtctccctctctctctgcccctcccctgcttgtgctcgctttcttgcactcctctctctctcaaaaataaataaacatcaaaaaaaattttttaagtttaaaatttgttGTCTCCTGAAGCAGGTGAGAAGTTCCTTAAAAGTCGGCCTTAAAATTGtcttctcccacttgtgtttCTTTCAAAGTAACAGCAGGGATATGAACATACTATGGGTACTTCTCAAAGAGGTGAAAGTGGGGAGCCCAGGTAGGATGGGCTACGGAGACAAGGCTGTACCTCATGATGCTGCAGATTTCGTTCGGCATTTGCTCTCATGTGCCTCATTTCATCCTTCGTGTCCTCCAGCTCCTTTAGTATAATCTCACATTTTTGGTCGCAACTAAGGCCTAGGCCACGGTCCATATCTGTGCGGAATTTGGATTTGCGCCTGCCTCGTAACTGTAATGCAGGAAAAACAGGGCCATTGCTAAGTAGGAACTGATGCTCAAGTTGGGCATCGAAATGACCACTCCAACTGAATAGAAATTACCCTGAATGGCAGCCAGGGAGAACAATCTCGATGTGAAAGGATTCAGGATATTAGGGCTGCGGTGATGCTTGTTTCCCAAGTCAACCTAAGGCCCTGAGCTAAATAATTCAAAGGCCTCTGCATGATAATAAtgaactgaaatataaataaggGAAAGTGACTTGAGGGTGGAAAGACTGTGAACCTGCTCTAGACTAGCATTCAAGGCCGTGTCATGGAAAGCCCAGAGCTCAGCGCTTCCTAAACGGAACACAGAAGAGAAATTGCACTTGGGGGTGCAATATTcagcaaaaaaccaaacagacacAAATATTTTGATTTCCTACACATTGAGGCCAAAGGTCAGCAGCAGATGGCCCAGGGAATGTGTGGGCCCAGAGGTGAGACTGTCTGGCCCTTTCAAAGACAGATCCACagacagttttaaattttaaaaagttaattaccCACGTTTGAAAATCAGGAGATTCCACCAAAATAATCTAAATTTCAGCTTCTCTTGTAAAATCAGCTGCTCCAGCCAAACCAGGCCACCACCTGGTTGGACCTTTTAGACAAGGGAGGGGACTCCCTTGTGCCCACAGGAGACCCACCTCACTCCTCTATGCGGCTAGATGGGCCTTGTAAACATTGGAGGGTCCCAGTTTAAGAGAATTATTTCAAACAAAGTTATTCTGGGAGAGTCAATCCACTATTAATTGAACCTGATTCCCTTCACACGCACTTGAAAGAGAaaccctgggaaggagggaggtatCAAAAGTAGAACAGGGAGAAAATCATATGTCATGTGGCCAAAGAGGGCACGCCAAAGGCAGATACACAAATGCCACTTGCATCTAAAGGcacaaacagaataaaagaattcTCAGCTCTCCTCAGCATACCTGTGCAAATTCTGCTCCCATTACTTTAATTTCTGATAACCGTGGATGTCGCTGACCTGTGGGCTCCAGTTTATTATAATATTTCTCAAACATCTCTGTCTCAGTGTTGAGAGCAGAGTTTCCATAACTGCAAGACAGAAGGCACCTGAATAAGTTCTCCTAATAGAAGTTTAAACCCTAAATCACTACTATTTAAGTTGATAGCTACACATGACCTTCTGAGAGatacttaacctctttgtgcctcaattttcccatctgtaaaatgagaatgataacaGCACTCATTATTTAAGGTTGCAATAGGGAATGCAAAGcctttagaacagtgtctggtacatggtAAGTGctatttaagttttgtttttttttaaattctgcttaatgcagggcacccgggtggttcagtcagttaaggtctgactcttgattttggctcaggtcagaatcccaAGGTTCTTGCAGTtgggccccacgtggggctctgcgctgacagtgcagagcctgct
Protein-coding sequences here:
- the CCDC113 gene encoding coiled-coil domain-containing protein 113 isoform X2; translated protein: MRTLRPLPPSCRAGRRTSCLLSSCVRWWKSYGNSALNTETEMFEKYYNKLEPTGQRHPRLSEIKVMGAEFAQLRGRRKSKFRTDMDRGLGLSCDQKCEIILKELEDTKDEMRHMRANAERNLQHHEAIIEEAEIRWVEVQKAVYEFKKDILKTIPKKKGSILATQKMIKYIEDMNCRRDSMKDKLRLKNVSLKAQRKKMLLQLRQKEEVGEALRDVDFQQLKIKNAQFLETAEAKNQELVQLKLECGNTLQILNTYKSKLQRAVDMSIHLDKEILLRKELLEKIERETLQVEEDRAKAEAANKRLCRQLAEFRAPPVILYVREKIVTGDLEKTIKMWERKVEIAEMSLKGYRKAWNKMKTTNEHLQAICPPGK
- the CCDC113 gene encoding coiled-coil domain-containing protein 113 isoform X3, which produces MSDEDSETPATELQGGEENELPIIQLCALVEEVSYGNSALNTETEMFEKYYNKLEPTGQRHPRLSEIKVMGAEFAQLRGRRKSKFRTDMDRGLGLSCDQKCEIILKELEDTKDEMRHMRANAERNLQHHEAIIEEAEIRWVEVQKAVYEFKKDILKTIPKKKGSILATQKMIKYIEDMNCRRDSMKDKLRLKNVSLKAQRKKMLLQLRQKEEVGEALRDVDFQQLKIKNAQFLETAEAKNQELVQLKLECGNTLQILNTYKSKLQRAVDMSIHLDKEILLRKELLEKIERETLQVEEDRAKAEAANKRLCRQLAEFRAPPVILYVREKIVTGDLEKTIKMWERKVEIAEDWRPCKRRKRHQECSC
- the CCDC113 gene encoding coiled-coil domain-containing protein 113 isoform X5, with the protein product MSDEDSETPATELQGGEENELPIIQLCALVEEVSYGNSALNTETEMFEKYYNKLEPTGQRHPRLSEIKVMGAEFAQLRGRRKSKFRTDMDRGLGLSCDQKCEIILKELEDTKDEMRHMRANAERNLQHHEDSMKDKLRLKNVSLKAQRKKMLLQLRQKEEVGEALRDVDFQQLKIKNAQFLETAEAKNQELVQLKLECGNTLQILNTYKSKLQRAVDMSIHLDKEILLRKELLEKIERETLQVEEDRAKAEAANKRLCRQLAEFRAPPVILYVREKIVTGDLEKTIKMWERKVEIAEMSLKGYRKAWNKMKTTNEHLQAICPPGK
- the CCDC113 gene encoding coiled-coil domain-containing protein 113 isoform X1, giving the protein MSDEDSETPATELQGGEENELPIIQLCALVEEVSYGNSALNTETEMFEKYYNKLEPTGQRHPRLSEIKVMGAEFAQLRGRRKSKFRTDMDRGLGLSCDQKCEIILKELEDTKDEMRHMRANAERNLQHHEAIIEEAEIRWVEVQKAVYEFKKDILKTIPKKKGSILATQKMIKYIEDMNCRRDSMKDKLRLKNVSLKAQRKKMLLQLRQKEEVGEALRDVDFQQLKIKNAQFLETAEAKNQELVQLKLECGNTLQILNTYKSKLQRAVDMSIHLDKEILLRKELLEKIERETLQVEEDRAKAEAANKRLCRQLAEFRAPPVILYVREKIVTGDLEKTIKMWERKVEIAEMSLKGYRKAWNKMKTTNEHLQAICPPGK
- the CCDC113 gene encoding coiled-coil domain-containing protein 113 isoform X4; this translates as MSDEDSETPATELQGGEENELPIIQLCALVEEVSYGNSALNTETEMFEKYYNKLEPTGQRHPRLSEIKVMGAEFAQLRGRRKSKFRTDMDRGLGLSCDQKCEIILKELEDTKDEMRHMRANAERNLQHHEAIIEEAEIRWVEVQKAVYEFKKDILKTIPKKKGSILATQKMIKYIEDMNCRRDSMKDKLRLKNVSLKAQRKKMLLQLRQKEEVGEALRDVDFQQLKIKNAQFLETAEAKNQELVQLKLECGNTLQILNTYKSKLQRAVDMSIHLDKEILLRKELLEKIERETLQVEEDRAKAEAANKRLCRQLAEFRAPPVILYVREKIVTGDLEKTIKMWERKVEIAERVN